In Methanonatronarchaeum sp. AMET-Sl, one genomic interval encodes:
- a CDS encoding universal stress protein gives MKILAPVRYPIIDQSRRTLIKAKEIAEENDAELIILYVNLFQEGDDIKKIELRREVDRIIDGYTAQYIVKEGFLVEEVILEEIVRQNPDLVVLGKNQESKWKRLLKSLMKKRDMNRYFLNVEKYIKEKADTEIIVVD, from the coding sequence TTGAAAATCCTAGCACCGGTCAGGTATCCTATCATCGATCAGAGTAGGAGAACTTTAATTAAAGCAAAAGAAATTGCTGAGGAAAATGATGCTGAACTTATTATACTCTATGTAAATTTATTTCAAGAAGGAGATGACATAAAAAAAATTGAGCTTCGACGAGAAGTTGACAGAATTATAGATGGATACACTGCTCAATATATTGTTAAAGAAGGATTCCTTGTTGAAGAGGTTATTCTTGAAGAAATAGTAAGGCAAAACCCCGATTTAGTTGTTCTTGGTAAAAACCAAGAGTCAAAATGGAAGAGACTACTTAAAAGTTTGATGAAAAAACGGGATATGAACAGATACTTCCTAAACGTTGAAAAATATATAAAAGAAAAAGCAGATACAGAAATCATAGTAGTAGATTGA